One Seriola aureovittata isolate HTS-2021-v1 ecotype China chromosome 3, ASM2101889v1, whole genome shotgun sequence genomic window, TCTGtctatttgtttttaagtttaccTACCTCTAAATATTACGCTCTTATAATAAACCTATAGtacattttttcattatcattatatgGAAACAGACATGAGCAACagactcatacacacagacaccccTTATCTTCTGCATGGGTGTGCTCAACCTCAATATGGCCAATTAGGATATTGGAAGTCATCTATTATCAATGACACAGGACTAGACAATCTCACATTCTTCGGTGGAGCTGTTGGTGGCACCATATATCATAAATGATAGGGCAGGGGGCGGAGGCAGTTTTGTCACTAGTCTTCTCCCAGAGGTTGTCTGATATCACTTCTACTAAACTGGGCAGAGGCCATGTTGTCTGCATAGATCGGAGTCACATTCAATCTGGTCTTCATCAGTGTGACCTGGGATTCGAATTTTGTGAACGAGTGTTCCTCTTTTTCTATATCATAAGCAGCGTTGAACGTCATGaccatttaatcattttatcttCAGTAATGATAATTTCAAAGTTAACAGTAGAAATATACCATTCTTTTTTCTGCCATTATTGTGCGCTTCTTGGCAGATAATGTGATGTTGCAGTCAAGCAGCAACAagtcaaaaatgtttaatttattttgcatCACTAAGGAAACCATGTGCACTGTTTGTCTATGTGCGTTGTCACGAGTACCTCCTCTGCATCATGTTTTAACAGTGCTTTCAGCTTGATATATTTACATGTAGTTATAAGCGTAAATTGGAAGATTTATTATTGGTAAAAATGCTgactatttctttttattattatcattattagggCCCGAGCACTGTCCCCGTGCTGTCAATCAACCCATGAGTAAATTCTTTCGGATTTAGACTTTACATACAATAAGATGAGTAAAGCATGAGCAAAGAATTAAGTGGCAGTCAGGTCTATGGACAAGCCACAGCAACATTGCCAATCACCAATTTCCACCCATGAACAAATATTTGCTGGGTTGAAAACCCTTCATCTTCCGGAAGAAAGTCATAGAAGCACCAACACTTACATGTGAAATTATGAAGGGAAAATCAAGCAAAAAACTGCCTAGGATTAATAGGGCAACCTCTGTTCCTATGTACAGATGACacgtatttatttatcttttgattCCAATGATAATATGCAGTTATGTACATTATTCATACTATCTCACCGCGCTTTGTTTTTATAGATTCTTAAACTCTGTAATGAGCTGGCAGGGAAGTTCATGCAAGCTAGTTCTTTGTAGATTAGCAGGTTTCTGTTCAATGTATTTACCAGGAGCCAGAGCAAACAACATTTTGCGATGATGTTCGCAGTGCATGGCCTGCTGCAAAATGTGTATAGGGGAATCATCGTGTGCAGCTtgaattatgactttttttgggcGATTCAGGAcatcagtttaaaaaataactagttatcatgttttgtgtttgtctaatTTACAGACCTAGTTCCTTTTCGCACCATGCTGGTGGAACAGTGTCAACCACTGAGAAATTCATCACTGCAAAACCAACAGCAACAATGCAGTTATGAGGAGATGGAGTATGGTTTGCACGAGGACAACTATGGGACCCATGAGGAGGGAAATTCTCAAATGGCATTTATACTTGTCAAACAGGAGGTGCGTGAGTATATTTTTAGTAGTAGACAAACTTATGCTCTTGTTTATGTCATCTTGACATTGAAATATGTTTCACTCCTATACAGGAATCTTATGATGATTCTTCTTTGCAGTCTATCTTGAAGCAGGAGGAAGTTGAGCCCACTGTAGTCTCTAATGAAGGTAAGAAATTAAAACTTTCTTTAGTTTTCCAATTTAACTTTGATAATTTGAAGAATATAATAAATCCTATAAAATTAAGTTAGGTTTTAACACACACAATTCTCACCTTTTTACTTTGTCTCATATATTCTCCATGATATCTCCATCAGATTTACCACAGGCCACTGCTTGTGGAACTGAAAACGAAGGACCTCTCATtaaccaggaatatttaactGGAGAAATGCTGGGAAAAGATGAGGAGACCCAAGCAACCCTGGAACTACCCTGTTTACGAATGGATAGAGGTTTACAAGGGGTCCAGAACCAATTATCTGGACCAGAGCATTCATTAGTTATCTCATTCACTGCAATAAAAGATGACGGGGAAGACAAGACAGAGGTAGGACTTGTAACATCTGAAGAACAACCAGTGATGACTGCTCAGCAACAATCAGTGGTTGAAGCACTTGAAAAACAGCAGCCATCAGTGGTCCCCCAACAATgtcaaagagagggagaaacatcAGCAAATGAACAAACCGATGTTACTCTTCAACAATATGCTGAACAGTTAGCAGAGTCGACACCACAAAACAAAGAAGTAGCATGTCAGGAACTAAAAAATGGAATAGGAGAAGCTGAGTCTAATTCCCAGCCAGTACGCCGCAGAAGAGGACGGCCaccaaagaaaggaaaatgtcCACAGGAGCCAGTGAAAAAAATACTTGAGTCGCTATCTTCTGATATTAGAACCGAGCAAGATGTGGCAAATTCCCCTTCATTAAGTGAAGAAGAGGTTGAGGTCTCTTCTACAGTCGATACAATGAATATAACTGCATCTGAGTATCCACAAGCATTTCCAGTTAAGCCTACAAACACTTCATCCATTGTCACTTCATCAGTCCAGGAGAGAGTGCACACTGCTTCAGGAGATGTAGGTGAGAGTAATGTTGGATCGTTGTCTGTTTCAGTAGCATCTTTGTCTAAAGGATGTTCCTCTGAAATACGAAAACCATCTGTATCTCAACAGCTTGCCATGGAAACGGAAGCTCCATCCATTGAAGTTTCATCTGCAACTGAATCATTAAACTCTACACCAGCGGAGTCACGACAAGCGCCATTAGTTCAGCTTAGAGCACGCCGTACCTCTGTAACTCTGCAGGATGCAATTCTACTAGTTGAAGCCATGAATCAGTCAACGGAGGAAAATACACTCTCCTCTCCAAAGAGACTGGCAGCACCACCCCAAAGCCAGCAAGCTCCCAGTGTGTGTACCTTACAAACTGTGGATGAGGTCCCAGCTGAGCCACAGACACCACCGCTTCTTATTCAAACTTTTGAAGCTGCAGGCAGTCAACACATAACGGAGACTGCAGCACAATTGACAAATACACTTAGTGCCAGTCCTCGGGTTACAAATTCCACTCCAACCAATGAAGCTCGAACCCACATTAAGGCTGTCATACCTCAACAACATGTGGTCACTCTTCCTTTCAATACTGTTTCACTGCCAATGTCATCATCAACTGCTGCAACTCAAACAAATGCGCAGTCACAGCAGCTCCTTCCCCATCCACTCAAAACATCTGCAGCACCAAGTCAACAGAGTAACGCCGCACCtcataaaataattattgtGCCAAGATCAGTACCCTCATTAATACATCATAAAATTACATGCCTTTCTGCAACAAAGCTTCCTACTTTTGTGTCAACAGTTGTGGCTGCACCAAATACTAGTTTACTTCCACCTTCTCCAGCTGCAAGCTTACCCCTTGGAAAACCTTCCTTTTCCCCTGTccctcaagaaaaaaaaaatgttacctCCAGAaagttgtttcctgttgtccTGTCACAATCGACCAGCACCTCAACAGACCAGAAGTCAGGAATTCTACCACAaccaaaaattacaattacagttCCGAGATATGTGCCAGCTGTGGCCTCAAGGACACATCAGTCACAGACAGTTGTTCTTACAAGGGAGAAGGGATCAGCAGGACCAGCTGCTTCTGTGACAGTATCATCGTCACAGTTAATGTCTTCGTCGCAGGAGTTAACAGTTTCTGTGGATGCACAAACCGCTTCAAATGAAGTGGCTTTGATATCGTCTCAAAATAGGGTTAATACAACTGACCACATGGAATCTCCCAAACAAACTTGTTccagtttaaaaatgtcagttccAACTGGGCTAGTGCCAGCTTATGTGTCTCCACTGGAACAGAAGCTCTCACCAATGGTCAGATTAACCAAACTGCCATTTTCAGTTTCAATCAAAGAATCGGTGCTGGTCTCAAGAGTGCTTCCAAATAGTTGCTCTGAAACTCAGTCTCTTCTGAATGAGAATACCACACAAGAGAATCTATCATCTGTAGTCTTATCAACACAGCCATCAGAGATGCCAATGGTGTTCACAGACATTTGTCCCAGTTCAAAGAAAATTTCTGTATCTGTAAACACCTCTCAGATATCAGAAGAGCAAAATGATATTCAAGAAATGGCATTGTCATGCTCTGAAACATGCTCCATTTTGGGAGAGTCATACGTCAGCAAGTATGTGCACCCATCTACACCACCCAAGGTGACAGCACCAGTCTTGGAGAAGTCAGAAGCAGCCATCGGCATGACTGAACCTTCAGCTTCTAATTTTGTGGAGGAAATAATAAGTAATGCAGTTCAAGACTGTGCACTACCTAATGACCCCCCCACAGAAGACAGTCAATCAGCTGCCCTCTTACAGCTAACCTCTGTCACATCCAAGGACACATCTGAATCTGATATACGGATTACTAAAACCCAGTTCCTGGCACAGCTGGCAGTGTTACCTGTAGTTCAAGCCCCAGAAAAGGTAATGTAATAGTAGCCATCCCCAGTCTGATTAGGAATATTATTAACActgtgataaaataatatttgcaCTGGTTACCACACATTCAGCCAGCCTGTAGTGGGCATAATGAAGAATGGGGCTGCagcaaataattatttaattatttttaccaGCCGCGTCAGCAGGGCtgatagagtgtgtgtgtgtgtgtgtgtgtgtgtgtgtgtgtgtgtgtgtgtgtgtgtgttgtgtgtgtgtgtgtgtgtgtgtttgtttgtttgtttgtttgtttgtttgtttgtttgtttgtttgtgtgtgtcttttcactATTTTAGCTTGATAAATGAGTGAAGCAattaatagaaaatgaataCTCAGGAATGTGACAGGAATGTATACCCCAGCAGCAAAGCTGTTCATTGGCATTTAAGGAAAAAAATTCTAAtcaaaaaattttatttttttgtaagttgtaaatatgaaacattatGTAGTAAACTGACCGAGAGATTTAGGAATATGCGATTTTAAAATTTGTAGACCATACTGGCAGCATTAATTTTGTAAATAGCATTGATGATCATCATGTGAATAagtattattaattttttactGGAACTCctgcaaaaaatattatggTTGCTCTGTCATATGCTTTTtgctaaatgtatttttctttttgccttttttgtaGGCCTCCACTAAAGACTGTACGGATGCCAGAGCTTCTAGTGCAGAAACCTCCACCAGTGGCAATAATCACTTACAGAAAAACTCCCTTGTGGCCCGACTCCGAAGTCACCTCAAAACTCACTTGCAAACTAGAGGAACTAAAACAAATTCAGAACtttgcacagaaacagaagccACCACTGTAAGCTCTAAGAAACTTAGATTAGAGGATGATAGTccaaatgataaaaacacaaccagTGAATGTATTCCCAATAGCCTTAAAAGGCCAGGTGTGGTTGAAGATGTTACATCTCTCAATAAGGCTACTAATGACCCCATTCCCAGTAGTCCAAGGAGAACTGGACCCTGTAAAGATGCTTTTAGACCCAAGAGGAGTGTTAGCGAACCAACTAAGTCAAAGACTACTAGTGAATCCACACCAAGGAGGTTTAGTTCAGGGAGAGATGGTGTAGGCTCTAAAAATGCTAAACCCACTTCTGTTAGTCCTCGAAGGTCTAGTTCATCAAAAGATGATGCAAGCcccaaaaatactaaaaatggTGCTAGCCCTAAAAATGCAAAATCCACTTCTGTGAGCCCTAAGAGGACTGGTTTGACTAGAGAAGGTGCTAGTCTTAAAAAGACTGAATCCTCTGCTGTTAGTCCTGGGACATCAAGTTTGAGTGAAAATGGTACAAGCCCTAAAATGTCTGAATTGATTTCTGTCATCCAAAGAAGGTCTACTTTCACTCAAGACAGTTCTAGCACTAAACAGATTAAAAGGGAATCCAGTTCTTTCACTCCTAGGAGGAGAACCACAGGTACTGCTTTAGCTACAACAAAGAGTGAAACCTGTTCGCCAAGTGTTAGGTGGCCTAAACTGGTTAAAGACGGTGTCAGTTCTAGAAAGACTAGGGAATCTACTCCTTCTAAAAAACCCAGATTAATTCAAGATGGTACTGCTCCTAAAAGGAATGCAAGAGTTTTGAATGCTAAGAAGTTAGCTAAAGCAGCAAAAGCCAAAACCATtgctaaaattaaaaattccAATCAGTCCAAACTGCAGAATCGAGCTAAAACAAGCCAGTTAGCAGAGAACAAGGCTGGCTGTGAGGCTGTGAGAAAATATACAACTAAAGCTGTGTGGATTCCTCCCAGGATTCCAGCCAGTAAAACACCATCAGCAGGTGGAAAGAGGTCATCGCTGTTACCagtaaagaaagagaagagatcCCCAAAATCCCAGAATCTTACGGTAGTTTACCCCCCCAGTATTTCTCTCCACCCCATACCTGTCAAAGCACCACCTATTATATCACCACTACAGCCCTTGTCAGTCATTGGTGGGCGTCTGCTAAAAAATCAGTGTGGGGAGTGCGGCCGTGTCCTCAGTAGCAGTGCTGCCCTTGAGAGCCATGTAAGTCTTCATACAGGACGTCGACCTTTTTCATGCACACTCTGTGGGAAGAGCTTCCCAGACTCCAAGGGTCTTAAACGGCATGGCCGGGTGCACCGCAATGGTAGGATCCATACCTGCCAGCAGTGCGGCAAGGGCTTTGTGTATCGTTTTGGCCTCACCAAACACCTACAGATGGTGCACAGTAGGATTAAACCTTTTGTCTGCCAGATCTGCAACAAAGGATTCTTCACAAAGCGAGATGTGGAAGCCCACATACGGATCCACACAGGGGAGAAACCATTCCACTGCAACCTCTGTGACAAAAAATTCACAAGGAGAGTGGAACTGAATGTGCATTTGAGGTGGCATAACGGGGAGAAGAGACACTGGTGTCCATTCTGTGGAAAAGgatttttagatttaaataaCCTGAAAAGGCATAAGTATatccacacaggagagaaaccacaTTCCTGCCCACATTGCCCCAAGCACTTCACACAGTCAGGCCATCTGAAAAAGcatgtaaaaaatgtacataaaattGAATGAGAGAGGAGCATAGATGCCACTGTGTTCCACTGAGAATTGTATAGATTTTTATAATGAGAGATATTTAGTCTTGTAATGTGAGaatattttcctttctttgacACAGTGGATTtctaaaacaaatgcaaatatggAGTTGCagtcccattttttttttttttttatctatcaGGGgataatgtcttttttattattattttagaaatgcttaaaggaatagttcaacattttagatAATACTTAATTGCTTTCTTGCCAGAAAGTAGATAAGAGGATCAATATCActgtcatgtcagtgtgtgaagtatggagctggagccaggaggcgattagcttagcataaaaactgaaagctATTACATTAACTTGAATTTGTCTatttaaatggtaaaaaaaaaaaaacgagggTCACGTCTCCACTGattgcctggcaacctcacagtCAAGACAATACTGGGAAGTCACTGTGCTCCTGACAGAGTAAAGAGAAAAGTGGAGACATGAATGACGACGATGTCAGAAGTCTCattataatcattttttaaatcaaggtTGATGCTAAGAATATGTGTgagaaaaacagctttattttctcttggTTATTTAAACTATTAATCcttcggtttttttttttattgaacagGTGATATCACATGACATGTGAGATCGAGTCACATGAGATTGGTCATGGGCTTTAGTGCCAACATCTGCATATAAGAGCCATCACACTGATATGTTTTCTAATTGGTTCATCACAATATTGTCAGCTGATATGTTAAAATCTcttgtgatattttaaaaaatttaaagtttttatttaaaaaaaattgcaaaagtTTTGATAATTTTGATTGTAATATTTGACAGCTGTTACAGTATTATTTTGGAACTTATAgtaaatagttaaaaaaaatattgaggtattgaattgtaattattattagttatttaactgtaaaaatgtcaatagtttaaattgtttttgtaatttagATAATTTATATTGCTGTCTCTTTCATTACATTGCTGTTCTCTTCTGTTGTTAAAGATGGCAATAATTGTTAATTGTAATGCTTGTGCAATAATTTGCCACGTTAAGCAAGGATTATTAACGTGCATTCACACTGAACATGAGACAAATTGTCACCTCGCAAGAATTTGACCATTGGAATGTATTTGCAGTCTGTGTAATCCTTGAAACGCCAGTGAATGTGACTGTGCAGTCATTGTCTGTCCAGCTGTGTATGTTTGTACCTCAGACCAGACTCTAATTTGACCTCCgggctcatctctctcctcaccctCTGTATAATCATGAAGTGGAGGGTTATAGTTCATATCACTCCAGTTGATTTCACTTTGAGCCGATACACATTCTTCTCAATTCATGCCACAATCATGTCGCCTTGAACAAACTCACATCTGATTATGTTTACATGagtttgtctgcatttgtgttGCTTGCAAATCTGGCTttgtaatataaatgtatatgtttGGTCTCCTTTAGAGGATCGGTCACTGGCTTGTAAGTAGCATTAGGGCACAGCTTCAGCAGCCAGCTGTGTTGAAGTGCAGCAAATTGAAAGTCTGACTGAAGTTGgaattaattaaacattattttgtaATGTCAAATTGCACAAAAGACAGTTTGATGCTTGTctttaattctttctttttctttttctctgaaagatgttttgaagtttttttttcccattttcttaAACTTAATTACATTCAAGCAATTGTTGGACATTTAAGAAACTAAATATTCTGAATTCATGTTGATTTGACCTTGATTAAAAAGATGTATATTTTCTTGGTCCTGTCATTTGAGAAAAAAGGTAATAAATGTAGAGTTGTCCAACTAACCCCCATCTGTGCACTTTTTTGCGAGGGAacctttggattttttttatgagtttGGCAAATGTTGGTCAACTTTCTTCAATAAGCAGTGTGATTACAGATCATttctataatgaaaaaaaactacagagtgAATAAGTTACAGTAgtcctgagagctcaacacactgcacgttaagaaaacatgcaaagagaatgctaatgctaatttagAAAaccatcaatttgacaacacatgcgctgcaaatacacacattacaaccaaatacagaaatgcgctgcaagtagcacagataTACAATGCAATTGTTTCCAGGGGACATAAAAAGTGTTGATAAAGATATTTTCTGAAtttccttgtgttttctctaattgcacttgtgttttcttaagttgtaGTGCGTTAAGCTTTTAGGGCCACTGTAGTAAGTATTATTCCTGCAATCATTGCTTTTGCGACCACAAAACCCACCACAGCAGACCAACTGTTGCATGTACAACACACCCTGTGGACCCTGTGGTTGCCTTTGAGCATTGAGTAAAATTTCTATTtcgtgaaaatgtgaaatgtgtccATAGATCATTTACTTTACATGTGTATTTTTACCTgataaatgtgattaaaaaggGAGAATAATCTTGCTTCACTCTCAGATTAtgcactgatttatttttctcatgagTAAAAGGTCCAAGAGTAACTGTGGGTATATAAACCATAGCCTTGCGCTGTGTTCTTCAGTTGGCAGTTATACCCAGAATATCAGTAAAGCCACCGAAGACGAAGACTCAAATTGctcatttcttttattctttcagaataaaacattttcttaaaatatattCATCCTTGTCCTAAACAAGATCTCTGTTGCTAAAACTGAAATGTATTATAGACACATTATGTTCaaacatacattacatacatctgaatgtttttcattgtaaacaTTCTAATTCAGGCAATTTAAGTATACATTCATCATCCATTGTTTAATCAGTGCTCACACTTTGCGCTAGCAGGATATCTGGGATTAAGATGACTGTCACCAATGTTTCGGTCCATCATGGTAGCAAATTGTTTTGAGTAATTTAAAATCATCAACAGTCCAATACCTGATGCAACATACAGACATAAGACACAACCTAAACTAAGCCCTTCAAGGCCTGATTACAAAAGCAGACACCAGCAGGCACAACCACAGTGGCAATGACAGAGTTAAAGCAGGAGGGCCATCCGAACGAACAATTGATTGGTAGCATTTTCCCACATTGCCAACTTTATCTACAGCTATGAACTCCACAGTTTGTGAGCAGCAGGAGGCGTTGTAGTTCG contains:
- the LOC130166099 gene encoding serine-rich adhesin for platelets-like isoform X4, encoding METEAPSIEVSSATESLNSTPAESRQAPLVQLRARRTSVTLQDAILLVEAMNQSTEENTLSSPKRLAAPPQSQQAPSVCTLQTVDEVPAEPQTPPLLIQTFEAAGSQHITETAAQLTNTLSASPRVTNSTPTNEARTHIKAVIPQQHVVTLPFNTVSLPMSSSTAATQTNAQSQQLLPHPLKTSAAPSQQSNAAPHKIIIVPRSVPSLIHHKITCLSATKLPTFVSTVVAAPNTSLLPPSPAASLPLGKPSFSPVPQEKKNVTSRKLFPVVLSQSTSTSTDQKSGILPQPKITITVPRYVPAVASRTHQSQTVVLTREKGSAGPAASVTVSSSQLMSSSQELTVSVDAQTASNEVALISSQNRVNTTDHMESPKQTCSSLKMSVPTGLVPAYVSPLEQKLSPMVRLTKLPFSVSIKESVLVSRVLPNSCSETQSLLNENTTQENLSSVVLSTQPSEMPMVFTDICPSSKKISVSVNTSQISEEQNDIQEMALSCSETCSILGESYVSKYVHPSTPPKVTAPVLEKSEAAIGMTEPSASNFVEEIISNAVQDCALPNDPPTEDSQSAALLQLTSVTSKDTSESDIRITKTQFLAQLAVLPVVQAPEKASTKDCTDARASSAETSTSGNNHLQKNSLVARLRSHLKTHLQTRGTKTNSELCTETEATTVSSKKLRLEDDSPNDKNTTSECIPNSLKRPGVVEDVTSLNKATNDPIPSSPRRTGPCKDAFRPKRSVSEPTKSKTTSESTPRRFSSGRDGVGSKNAKPTSVSPRRSSSSKDDASPKNTKNGASPKNAKSTSVSPKRTGLTREGASLKKTESSAVSPGTSSLSENGTSPKMSELISVIQRRSTFTQDSSSTKQIKRESSSFTPRRRTTGTALATTKSETCSPSVRWPKLVKDGVSSRKTRESTPSKKPRLIQDGTAPKRNARVLNAKKLAKAAKAKTIAKIKNSNQSKLQNRAKTSQLAENKAGCEAVRKYTTKAVWIPPRIPASKTPSAGGKRSSLLPVKKEKRSPKSQNLTVVYPPSISLHPIPVKAPPIISPLQPLSVIGGRLLKNQCGECGRVLSSSAALESHVSLHTGRRPFSCTLCGKSFPDSKGLKRHGRVHRNGRIHTCQQCGKGFVYRFGLTKHLQMVHSRIKPFVCQICNKGFFTKRDVEAHIRIHTGEKPFHCNLCDKKFTRRVELNVHLRWHNGEKRHWCPFCGKGFLDLNNLKRHKYIHTGEKPHSCPHCPKHFTQSGHLKKHVKNVHKIE
- the LOC130166099 gene encoding serine-rich adhesin for platelets-like isoform X2, encoding MSADDFQTKYASVMESMLKSAIEETTKLFETMVDDLKAEISRIKKENEDLKTRCSQFENGKSQTTVYTKESEPFPWPNHCSEKRDTAVQCDLVPFRTMLVEQCQPLRNSSLQNQQQQCSYEEMEYGLHEDNYGTHEEGNSQMAFILVKQESILKQEEVEPTVVSNEDLPQATACGTENEGPLINQEYLTGEMLGKDEETQATLELPCLRMDRGLQGVQNQLSGPEHSLVISFTAIKDDGEDKTEVGLVTSEEQPVMTAQQQSVVEALEKQQPSVVPQQCQREGETSANEQTDVTLQQYAEQLAESTPQNKEVACQELKNGIGEAESNSQPVRRRRGRPPKKGKCPQEPVKKILESLSSDIRTEQDVANSPSLSEEEVEVSSTVDTMNITASEYPQAFPVKPTNTSSIVTSSVQERVHTASGDVGESNVGSLSVSVASLSKGCSSEIRKPSVSQQLAMETEAPSIEVSSATESLNSTPAESRQAPLVQLRARRTSVTLQDAILLVEAMNQSTEENTLSSPKRLAAPPQSQQAPSVCTLQTVDEVPAEPQTPPLLIQTFEAAGSQHITETAAQLTNTLSASPRVTNSTPTNEARTHIKAVIPQQHVVTLPFNTVSLPMSSSTAATQTNAQSQQLLPHPLKTSAAPSQQSNAAPHKIIIVPRSVPSLIHHKITCLSATKLPTFVSTVVAAPNTSLLPPSPAASLPLGKPSFSPVPQEKKNVTSRKLFPVVLSQSTSTSTDQKSGILPQPKITITVPRYVPAVASRTHQSQTVVLTREKGSAGPAASVTVSSSQLMSSSQELTVSVDAQTASNEVALISSQNRVNTTDHMESPKQTCSSLKMSVPTGLVPAYVSPLEQKLSPMVRLTKLPFSVSIKESVLVSRVLPNSCSETQSLLNENTTQENLSSVVLSTQPSEMPMVFTDICPSSKKISVSVNTSQISEEQNDIQEMALSCSETCSILGESYVSKYVHPSTPPKVTAPVLEKSEAAIGMTEPSASNFVEEIISNAVQDCALPNDPPTEDSQSAALLQLTSVTSKDTSESDIRITKTQFLAQLAVLPVVQAPEKASTKDCTDARASSAETSTSGNNHLQKNSLVARLRSHLKTHLQTRGTKTNSELCTETEATTVSSKKLRLEDDSPNDKNTTSECIPNSLKRPGVVEDVTSLNKATNDPIPSSPRRTGPCKDAFRPKRSVSEPTKSKTTSESTPRRFSSGRDGVGSKNAKPTSVSPRRSSSSKDDASPKNTKNGASPKNAKSTSVSPKRTGLTREGASLKKTESSAVSPGTSSLSENGTSPKMSELISVIQRRSTFTQDSSSTKQIKRESSSFTPRRRTTGTALATTKSETCSPSVRWPKLVKDGVSSRKTRESTPSKKPRLIQDGTAPKRNARVLNAKKLAKAAKAKTIAKIKNSNQSKLQNRAKTSQLAENKAGCEAVRKYTTKAVWIPPRIPASKTPSAGGKRSSLLPVKKEKRSPKSQNLTVVYPPSISLHPIPVKAPPIISPLQPLSVIGGRLLKNQCGECGRVLSSSAALESHVSLHTGRRPFSCTLCGKSFPDSKGLKRHGRVHRNGRIHTCQQCGKGFVYRFGLTKHLQMVHSRIKPFVCQICNKGFFTKRDVEAHIRIHTGEKPFHCNLCDKKFTRRVELNVHLRWHNGEKRHWCPFCGKGFLDLNNLKRHKYIHTGEKPHSCPHCPKHFTQSGHLKKHVKNVHKIE